A genomic segment from Saprospiraceae bacterium encodes:
- the ilvA gene encoding threonine ammonia-lyase, producing MDQEKIDTHNYPLISVENIYKAKVRLRKVADHTPLMYNHNLSSHYQCELFLKREDLQVVRSYKIRGAYNKMTTLSAQELQNGVVCASAGNHAQGLALACEKMKVKGKIFMPSATPQQKISKVKLFGKAFIEVILVGDTYDDAYSEALKMAEKEDMTFVHPFNDEKVIEGQGTVGLEILEDCQTPIDYVFVAIGGGGLVSGLGSYFKQISPNTQIIGVEPAGAPGMAASFEAGHVVTLDKIDNFVDGAAVKRVGEITFQIAKQVVDDIVIVPEGKVCTTILQLYNDEGIVAEPAGALTIAALDAYKDKIVGKNVVCVISGSNNDIIRTEEIKERSLLYEGLKHYFIIQFPQRAGALRDFLNKVLGPTDDITHFEYTKKRNRENGPALVGIQVIEKKDYDSLIERMEIHKINYQTINEHRMLFELLV from the coding sequence ATGGATCAAGAAAAAATTGATACCCATAACTACCCACTCATCTCGGTAGAAAACATCTATAAAGCAAAGGTAAGGCTAAGGAAAGTGGCAGATCACACTCCTTTGATGTACAACCACAACTTGTCCAGCCATTACCAATGCGAACTCTTCCTTAAAAGAGAGGACCTCCAGGTGGTTCGATCTTACAAGATTAGAGGGGCCTATAATAAAATGACTACCCTTTCTGCCCAGGAACTCCAAAATGGCGTCGTGTGCGCCAGCGCTGGAAACCACGCACAGGGACTCGCACTGGCTTGCGAGAAAATGAAGGTAAAGGGTAAGATTTTCATGCCTAGCGCCACGCCTCAGCAAAAAATCAGCAAGGTTAAGCTGTTTGGGAAGGCGTTCATTGAAGTGATCTTAGTAGGAGACACCTATGACGATGCCTACAGTGAAGCCCTAAAGATGGCAGAAAAGGAAGATATGACCTTTGTCCATCCTTTTAATGATGAGAAGGTTATTGAAGGACAAGGTACGGTTGGGCTTGAGATACTGGAGGACTGTCAGACGCCCATCGATTACGTTTTCGTAGCCATTGGGGGCGGCGGACTTGTTTCTGGCCTGGGGAGCTACTTTAAGCAAATTAGTCCCAACACCCAAATCATAGGTGTGGAGCCAGCTGGCGCGCCTGGAATGGCAGCCTCCTTTGAAGCTGGACATGTGGTTACCCTCGATAAAATCGATAATTTTGTAGATGGTGCAGCTGTCAAACGGGTAGGTGAAATTACTTTCCAAATTGCCAAACAAGTGGTAGATGACATCGTCATTGTTCCTGAAGGAAAAGTGTGTACCACCATTTTGCAATTATATAATGATGAAGGGATCGTGGCAGAACCCGCAGGCGCTCTTACCATTGCTGCCTTGGACGCCTATAAGGATAAAATCGTGGGTAAGAACGTCGTCTGTGTCATCAGCGGCAGCAATAATGATATCATCAGGACGGAAGAGATAAAGGAAAGGTCCTTGCTCTATGAAGGACTGAAACACTATTTCATTATCCAATTTCCGCAAAGAGCAGGAGCCCTGAGGGACTTTTTGAATAAGGTGCTCGGCCCGACAGACGACATCACTCATTTTGAATATACTAAAAAGAGAAACCGCGAAAATGGACCAGCCTTGGTCGGTATTCAGGTAATAGAAAAAAAAGACTATGACAGTTTAATTGAAAGAATGGAAATTCATAAAATAAACTACCAAACCATTAATGAGCATAGGATGCTGTTTGAATTATTGGTTTGA
- a CDS encoding RNA methyltransferase, translating into MRKLSLKELNRTSIEEFKQQEKTPLVLVLDNVRSALNVGSAFRTADAFALEKLVLCGITATPPHREILKTAIGATDSMEWVHETDTVEAVTKLRSQGYQILAIEQAEGSVLLPDFQLDKSKKYALVFGNEVNGVGEEVMKIIDQCLEVPQFGTKHSLNISVCIGVVVWDIFKRFKY; encoded by the coding sequence ATGCGAAAATTATCCCTAAAAGAACTCAATCGAACGAGTATTGAGGAATTTAAACAGCAAGAGAAGACGCCGCTGGTATTGGTATTAGATAATGTTCGGTCGGCGCTCAATGTAGGGTCCGCCTTTCGAACAGCAGATGCATTTGCCTTGGAAAAACTTGTGCTTTGCGGTATTACGGCTACGCCTCCACACCGAGAAATATTGAAAACGGCGATTGGTGCGACAGATTCCATGGAATGGGTACATGAAACGGACACGGTTGAAGCGGTGACCAAGCTGAGGTCGCAAGGGTATCAAATTTTAGCGATAGAACAAGCAGAGGGAAGTGTTTTACTGCCTGATTTTCAATTAGATAAATCGAAAAAATATGCGCTTGTTTTTGGGAATGAAGTGAATGGTGTAGGGGAGGAAGTAATGAAAATCATTGATCAATGCCTGGAAGTTCCGCAGTTTGGCACCAAACATTCGCTCAATATATCGGTTTGTATAGGTGTAGTGGTGTGGGACATTTTTAAACGATTCAAATATTAA
- the ilvC gene encoding ketol-acid reductoisomerase, with amino-acid sequence MAKLNFGGVEENVVTRDEFPLEKALETLKDETIAIIGYGVQGPGQSLNLRDNGFNVIIGQRQPSASWDKAVADGWVPGETLFSIEEALQKATIIQYLLSDAAQIAMWPLVKQHLTPGKALYFSHGFGITYKERTGIIPPSDVDVILVAPKGSGTSLRRMFLAGRGLNSSYAIFQDATGKAFERVVALGIGVGSGYLFETTFQREVYSDLTGERGTLMGAIQGIFEAQYNVLRKRGHSPSEAFNETVEELTQSLMPLVAENGMDWMYANCSTTAQRGALDWKNKFRDAVAPVFEDLYESVASGNEAQRSIDSNSQADYREKLQVELDELHNSEMWQAGQTVRGLRPENQAGE; translated from the coding sequence ATGGCTAAACTTAATTTCGGAGGGGTTGAAGAGAATGTAGTCACCCGCGATGAATTTCCATTGGAAAAAGCACTGGAAACCTTAAAAGATGAGACTATTGCAATTATTGGGTATGGTGTTCAAGGCCCTGGACAATCATTGAATCTTAGAGATAATGGGTTTAATGTCATCATTGGCCAGCGTCAACCTTCTGCATCATGGGATAAAGCCGTTGCAGATGGCTGGGTTCCTGGCGAAACCCTTTTTAGCATCGAAGAGGCGCTGCAAAAAGCAACAATTATTCAATATTTGCTTTCTGATGCAGCCCAAATTGCAATGTGGCCACTCGTCAAGCAGCATTTAACACCCGGCAAGGCTTTGTATTTTTCACATGGCTTCGGGATTACGTATAAAGAGAGGACGGGGATTATTCCGCCATCTGATGTGGATGTTATCCTGGTTGCACCTAAAGGTTCAGGTACCAGTCTGCGCCGTATGTTCCTTGCAGGTAGAGGCTTGAATTCTAGTTATGCCATTTTCCAAGATGCTACAGGTAAGGCTTTTGAGCGAGTGGTGGCTTTGGGCATTGGTGTTGGATCAGGCTATTTGTTTGAGACTACTTTCCAAAGAGAGGTTTACAGCGACCTTACGGGCGAAAGAGGTACACTCATGGGTGCTATTCAAGGCATTTTCGAAGCGCAATACAATGTACTGCGCAAACGCGGCCACTCTCCTAGTGAAGCATTCAACGAAACCGTTGAAGAGTTGACCCAAAGCTTAATGCCATTGGTTGCTGAAAATGGCATGGATTGGATGTATGCCAACTGCTCCACTACTGCACAGCGTGGCGCCTTGGACTGGAAAAATAAATTCCGCGATGCTGTTGCACCCGTTTTTGAAGATCTCTACGAAAGTGTAGCTTCTGGTAATGAGGCTCAACGATCTATTGACTCCAATAGCCAGGCCGATTACCGCGAAAAACTGCAAGTAGAATTGGATGAACTGCACAATAGTGAAATGTGGCAGGCAGGTCAAACCGTAAGAGGATTACGACCAGAGAATCAGGCTGGTGAATAA
- a CDS encoding EVE domain-containing protein, protein MQYWLVKSEPDAYSFEDLVQEGTGRWDGVRNYAARNHLRGMQVDDLVLFYHSRQGLEIVGIAKVARAAYPDPTAEKGDWSALDLVALKPLNKPVSLAEIKATPALQNLGLVRIGRLSVMPVEPADFELLLKMGETTL, encoded by the coding sequence ATGCAATATTGGTTGGTGAAATCAGAACCAGACGCCTATAGCTTCGAAGATTTAGTCCAAGAAGGGACTGGCAGATGGGATGGGGTTAGAAATTATGCCGCTCGCAACCATTTAAGAGGCATGCAAGTAGACGATTTGGTCTTATTTTACCACAGCCGGCAAGGCCTGGAGATCGTCGGGATTGCCAAGGTCGCCAGGGCCGCATATCCAGACCCCACTGCCGAAAAAGGAGACTGGTCAGCTTTAGATTTAGTGGCCCTTAAGCCTTTGAATAAGCCAGTAAGTTTGGCTGAGATAAAAGCCACACCAGCGCTGCAAAACCTTGGCTTGGTACGAATTGGCCGGCTATCGGTTATGCCAGTAGAACCTGCAGACTTTGAATTGCTTTTAAAGATGGGAGAAACAACCCTTTAG